A genomic stretch from Strongyloides ratti genome assembly S_ratti_ED321, chromosome : 1 includes:
- a CDS encoding Neuropeptide F receptor produces MEYTTNVVESFDIVNDNFSKHNTITNDKIYNNRTDLSVEICNEYQNIYNIFNTMMWETRGIKFLPYLYTVTCIIGFLANSIIIIVFLKTKKLRNLRNFYIINLAISDLTICTVSAPFTIYQSMNFYFPFNESACKFIASFQAINMFVSCFTLVLIAIDRFFLTHSPISWPQKTSCHILSYVSIWIFAFIITTPYISMIKLYTDEAFFPSSRAFTNLSLELCPNALPPNVCGEDPDVSIILPSKENNDGRWFYMYKQQIYTLTILAIQVLLPLIILIYSYTQIGFVIKHRASIPMTMDANRRHERQKKLTRSILLLTALVLVYALIWFPMNLYHILTVLGLIKYSQNQYITLHFIGVTSVIINPLLYGIINDQFKNAIKETTSQILNSLCGIFTCNLKKKIFKPIEYDKSSMLCDYKSSKYKRDDEKKFKEVISTNERPFLSPSYNNNIVDDINVHSSISI; encoded by the exons ATGGAATATACTACTAATGTAGTTGAATCTTTTGATATagttaatgataatttttcaaaacatAATACAATAAccaatgataaaatatacaataatagAACAGATTTATCAGTTGAAATATGTAATGAATATCAAAATATctacaatattttt aatacAATGATGTGGGAGACTCGTGGAATCAAATTTTTACCTTACTTATATACAGTTACATGTATTATAGGATTCCTGGCAAattcaattataataattgtatttttaaaaacaaaaaaattaagaaatttaagaaatttttatataataaatttggCTATATCAGATTTAACTATATGTACAGTTTCGGCACCTTTTACAATCTACCAAtcaatgaatttttattttccttTTAATGAAAGTGCTTGTAAATTt aTTGCCTCATTTCAAGCTATAAATATGTTTGTTTCATGTTTTACACTTGTCTTAATTGCAATtgatagattttttttaactcaTTCTCCTATTTCTtg gcCACAAAAAACATCATGtcatattttatcatatgtAAGTATATGGATATTtgcttttattattacaacaccatatatatcaatgataaaattatatacagACGAGGCATTTTTTCCATCAAGTAGAGCATTTACTAATTTATCTCTTGAACTTTGCCCTAATGCTTTACCACCAAATGTCTGTGGTGAAGATCCAGATGTCTCAATAATATTACcatcaaaagaaaataacGATGGAAGATGgttttatatgtataaacaacaaatatatacattaacAATTTTAGCAATTCAAGTATTACTTccattgataatattaatttattcatataCACAAATAGGTTTTGTAATTAAGCATCGAGCCTCCATACCAATGACAATGGATGCTAATAGAAGACAtgaaagacaaaaaaaattaacaaggAGTATATTATTGTTGACAGCTTTGGTTTTAGTATATGCATTAATATGGTTTCCAATGaatttatatcatatattaaCAGTTTTAGGGCTAATTAAATATTCCCAGAATCA atatataaCATTACATTTTATTGGAGTAACATCAGTTATAATAAATCCACTTTTATATGGTATTATAAATGATCAATTTAAGAATGCAATAAAAGAAACAACAAGTCAAATTTTAAACTCATTATGTGGTATATTTacttgtaatttaaaaaaaaaaatatttaaaccaATTGAGTATGATAAAAGTAGTATGTTATGTGATTACAAAAgtagtaaatataaaagagatgatgaaaaaaaatttaaagaagtTATTTCTACTAATGAAAGACCATTCTTGTCACcatcatataataataatattgttgatgATATAAATGTTCATTCTTCAAtatcaatttaa